In a genomic window of Macrobrachium rosenbergii isolate ZJJX-2024 chromosome 44, ASM4041242v1, whole genome shotgun sequence:
- the Sec13 gene encoding protein SEC13 homolog isoform X2, producing the protein MVSVISNVVTGHDDMIHDAQMDYYGTRLATCSSDRSVKIFEVKGTTHTLIADLREHEGPVWQVAWAHPVFGNILASCSYDRKVIIWQEDGHKWKKIYEYANHDSSVNSVCWAPHEYGMILACASSDGSVSVLSYVSDTWESKKITNAHSIGCNAVSWAPAVASGSADGSNNRAGGPVQRLVTGGCDTYVKVWRLEASGEWVEEFKLEGHSDWVRDVAWAPSIGLSRSVIASCSQDRRVIIWVNDSTTGVWHHRELNTFDDVIWHVSWSVTGNILAVSGGDNKVSLWKETLEGEWVCLNDSAAVQNAEQRTL; encoded by the exons ATG GTGTCTGTCATAAGCAATGTCGTCACTGGCCATGATGACATGATCCATGATGCCCAAATGGATTATTATGGAACCCGATTAGCCACATGTTCGTCTGACCGCTCtgtcaaaatctttgaagtcaAAGGCACAACTCATACGCTGATAGCAGATCTCAGGGAACACGAAGGACCC GTATGGCAGGTTGCATGGGCACATCCAGTATTTGGCAACATCTTGGCTTCTTGCAGCTATGACCGGAAAGTGATCATATGGCAGGAAGATGGtcacaaatggaaaaaaatatatgaatatgctAATCATGATTCTTCAG TGAACAGTGTATGCTGGGCACCACATGAATATGGAATGATTTTGGCATGTGCATCTTCCGATGGCTCCGTTTCTGTCTTGTCGTATGTCTCTGACACATGGGAATCCAAAAAGATCACCAATGCTCATTCT ATTGGTTGCAACgctgtcagctgggctcctgcaGTGGCTTCGGGATCAGCTGATGGTTCCAATAACAGAGCTGGAGGACCTGTCCAACGTCTGGTAACCGGTGGATGCGATACGTATGTCAAGGTCTGGAGACTAGAAGCTTCAGGGGAGTGGGTTGAGGAATTCAAGCTAGAAGGCCACTCTGATTGGGTGCGTGATGTTGCCTGGGCTCCGTCTATTGGCCTCTCCCGTTCAGTTATTGCATCATGTTCCCAG gaTAGACGAGTTATAATTTGGGTGAACGATAGTACGACTGGGGTGTGGCACCACAGAGAACTGAATACTTTTGATGATGTCATCTGGCATGTTAGCTGGTCTGTAACTGGAAACATTTTAGCAGTGTCAGGCGGAGACAATAAG gttaGCCTATGGAAGGAAACTCTCGAAGGCGAATGGGTCTGCCTGAATGACTCCGCTGCCGTTCAAAATGCCGAGCAACGTACTTTgtaa
- the Sec13 gene encoding protein SEC13 homolog isoform X3, whose protein sequence is MVSVISNVVTGHDDMIHDAQMDYYGTRLATCSSDRSVKIFEVKGTTHTLIADLREHEGPVWQVAWAHPVFGNILASCSYDRKVIIWQEDGHKWKKIYEYANHDSSVNSVCWAPHEYGMILACASSDGSVSVLSYVSDTWESKKITNAHSIGCNAVSWAPAVASGSADGSNNRAGGPVQRLVTGGCDTYVKVWRLEASGEWVEEFKLEGHSDWVRDVAWAPSIGLSRSVIASCSQDRRVIIWVNDSTTGVWHHRELNTFDDVIWHVSWSVTGNILAVSGGDNKVSLWKETLEGEWVCLNDSAAVQNAEQRTL, encoded by the exons atg GTGTCTGTCATAAGCAATGTCGTCACTGGCCATGATGACATGATCCATGATGCCCAAATGGATTATTATGGAACCCGATTAGCCACATGTTCGTCTGACCGCTCtgtcaaaatctttgaagtcaAAGGCACAACTCATACGCTGATAGCAGATCTCAGGGAACACGAAGGACCC GTATGGCAGGTTGCATGGGCACATCCAGTATTTGGCAACATCTTGGCTTCTTGCAGCTATGACCGGAAAGTGATCATATGGCAGGAAGATGGtcacaaatggaaaaaaatatatgaatatgctAATCATGATTCTTCAG TGAACAGTGTATGCTGGGCACCACATGAATATGGAATGATTTTGGCATGTGCATCTTCCGATGGCTCCGTTTCTGTCTTGTCGTATGTCTCTGACACATGGGAATCCAAAAAGATCACCAATGCTCATTCT ATTGGTTGCAACgctgtcagctgggctcctgcaGTGGCTTCGGGATCAGCTGATGGTTCCAATAACAGAGCTGGAGGACCTGTCCAACGTCTGGTAACCGGTGGATGCGATACGTATGTCAAGGTCTGGAGACTAGAAGCTTCAGGGGAGTGGGTTGAGGAATTCAAGCTAGAAGGCCACTCTGATTGGGTGCGTGATGTTGCCTGGGCTCCGTCTATTGGCCTCTCCCGTTCAGTTATTGCATCATGTTCCCAG gaTAGACGAGTTATAATTTGGGTGAACGATAGTACGACTGGGGTGTGGCACCACAGAGAACTGAATACTTTTGATGATGTCATCTGGCATGTTAGCTGGTCTGTAACTGGAAACATTTTAGCAGTGTCAGGCGGAGACAATAAG gttaGCCTATGGAAGGAAACTCTCGAAGGCGAATGGGTCTGCCTGAATGACTCCGCTGCCGTTCAAAATGCCGAGCAACGTACTTTgtaa
- the Sec13 gene encoding protein SEC13 homolog isoform X1: protein MLYQVSVISNVVTGHDDMIHDAQMDYYGTRLATCSSDRSVKIFEVKGTTHTLIADLREHEGPVWQVAWAHPVFGNILASCSYDRKVIIWQEDGHKWKKIYEYANHDSSVNSVCWAPHEYGMILACASSDGSVSVLSYVSDTWESKKITNAHSIGCNAVSWAPAVASGSADGSNNRAGGPVQRLVTGGCDTYVKVWRLEASGEWVEEFKLEGHSDWVRDVAWAPSIGLSRSVIASCSQDRRVIIWVNDSTTGVWHHRELNTFDDVIWHVSWSVTGNILAVSGGDNKVSLWKETLEGEWVCLNDSAAVQNAEQRTL, encoded by the exons ATGTTGTACCAGGTGTCTGTCATAAGCAATGTCGTCACTGGCCATGATGACATGATCCATGATGCCCAAATGGATTATTATGGAACCCGATTAGCCACATGTTCGTCTGACCGCTCtgtcaaaatctttgaagtcaAAGGCACAACTCATACGCTGATAGCAGATCTCAGGGAACACGAAGGACCC GTATGGCAGGTTGCATGGGCACATCCAGTATTTGGCAACATCTTGGCTTCTTGCAGCTATGACCGGAAAGTGATCATATGGCAGGAAGATGGtcacaaatggaaaaaaatatatgaatatgctAATCATGATTCTTCAG TGAACAGTGTATGCTGGGCACCACATGAATATGGAATGATTTTGGCATGTGCATCTTCCGATGGCTCCGTTTCTGTCTTGTCGTATGTCTCTGACACATGGGAATCCAAAAAGATCACCAATGCTCATTCT ATTGGTTGCAACgctgtcagctgggctcctgcaGTGGCTTCGGGATCAGCTGATGGTTCCAATAACAGAGCTGGAGGACCTGTCCAACGTCTGGTAACCGGTGGATGCGATACGTATGTCAAGGTCTGGAGACTAGAAGCTTCAGGGGAGTGGGTTGAGGAATTCAAGCTAGAAGGCCACTCTGATTGGGTGCGTGATGTTGCCTGGGCTCCGTCTATTGGCCTCTCCCGTTCAGTTATTGCATCATGTTCCCAG gaTAGACGAGTTATAATTTGGGTGAACGATAGTACGACTGGGGTGTGGCACCACAGAGAACTGAATACTTTTGATGATGTCATCTGGCATGTTAGCTGGTCTGTAACTGGAAACATTTTAGCAGTGTCAGGCGGAGACAATAAG gttaGCCTATGGAAGGAAACTCTCGAAGGCGAATGGGTCTGCCTGAATGACTCCGCTGCCGTTCAAAATGCCGAGCAACGTACTTTgtaa